A part of Saliniradius amylolyticus genomic DNA contains:
- the nagK gene encoding N-acetylglucosamine kinase produces the protein MTTQQPLYYMGIDGGGSKCRALLTDAEGKELGTGQSGPANPNQGLDQSLNSILDCATQAIDNAGLPASTIDKVYAGMGLAGLNLPKYYQWMANWDHPFARLNISTDLHIACLGAHGGGDGAVIITGTGSCGMVNVKGQRRQFGGHGFTVGDQGSGAWLGINAIRQSLQALDGLLPKTDLVERVLDLTQCQTARELAQTMAGQSPAKYAKLAPVVFEQANVKDELATELVIKGADYINRLARRLFGYNPPRFSMIGGLAPIIAPWLDEDVKERLQPSLHSPEMGAVLFAQQDNPKRDTL, from the coding sequence ATGACAACGCAACAGCCTCTCTATTACATGGGCATCGATGGTGGCGGCAGTAAGTGCCGAGCCCTGCTCACCGATGCCGAGGGCAAGGAACTGGGAACCGGACAGTCAGGTCCCGCTAACCCCAATCAGGGGCTGGATCAGTCACTGAACTCGATTCTCGATTGCGCGACTCAGGCCATCGATAACGCAGGCTTACCCGCAAGTACCATCGATAAAGTTTATGCAGGAATGGGGCTGGCTGGGTTGAATCTACCCAAATACTATCAATGGATGGCCAACTGGGATCATCCGTTTGCCCGCCTTAACATCAGCACGGATTTACATATCGCCTGTTTAGGCGCTCACGGGGGGGGGGACGGAGCCGTCATCATTACCGGCACGGGATCGTGCGGCATGGTCAATGTCAAAGGTCAACGGCGTCAATTCGGTGGTCATGGCTTCACCGTCGGCGATCAGGGTAGCGGAGCCTGGTTAGGTATCAATGCCATTCGCCAAAGCTTGCAAGCCTTAGACGGCCTGTTGCCCAAAACCGACTTAGTGGAGCGGGTACTGGATCTCACACAATGCCAAACCGCTCGGGAACTGGCTCAGACCATGGCAGGCCAAAGTCCGGCCAAATATGCCAAACTGGCTCCAGTCGTCTTTGAACAGGCTAATGTGAAAGATGAGTTAGCCACTGAACTGGTGATCAAGGGTGCCGACTACATCAACCGTCTGGCCCGTCGCTTATTTGGCTACAACCCACCGCGCTTTTCCATGATTGGTGGCTTGGCTCCGATTATTGCTCCCTGGCTGGATGAAGATGTAAAGGAGCGACTCCAGCCCAGTCTGCACAGTCCGGAAATGGGTGCTGTGCTATTTGCTCAACAAGACAATCCAAAGCGAGATACCTTATGA
- the nagB-II gene encoding glucosamine-6-phosphate deaminase NagB-II → MTSIMSKEAAEAPVRVKEQLTQNQAACERLGHQIRLFEPAFVLMVGRGSSDHAGVFAKYLIEVETGVPVTASAPSVASIYGQNLKLDKALVLVISQSGRSPDILAQAKSAKASGALVVALVNDESSPLAEMVDHVLPLNAGEEKAVAATKSYLCTLSALLQMVAYWKQDKSLIESLDHLPEGLQKAVDAPAQLDRVFIKPLAHCVVLGRSFGYAIARELALKLKEVVAVHAEAFSSAEFLHGPVTLVQKQLAVVDIEVTDESVEAHREQIKEIKHRGAKLCHLSNPAPDLHPRLAPLAIMQRFYLDIENVAQQMGLDPDNPEGLKKVTQTL, encoded by the coding sequence ATGACCAGTATTATGTCCAAAGAAGCGGCAGAAGCACCTGTCCGCGTTAAAGAACAACTGACACAGAATCAAGCTGCCTGCGAACGACTAGGACACCAGATTCGACTTTTCGAGCCTGCTTTTGTATTGATGGTGGGACGGGGCTCGTCGGATCATGCGGGGGTGTTTGCCAAGTATTTGATTGAAGTCGAAACCGGCGTTCCTGTCACCGCATCAGCCCCATCGGTGGCGAGTATTTACGGCCAGAACCTGAAGTTAGACAAGGCACTGGTACTAGTGATATCCCAATCTGGCCGCAGTCCGGACATTCTGGCTCAGGCCAAGTCAGCCAAAGCCTCAGGCGCATTGGTCGTCGCTTTGGTTAACGACGAAAGCTCACCACTGGCGGAAATGGTTGATCATGTACTGCCGCTGAATGCGGGCGAAGAAAAAGCCGTTGCCGCCACCAAGAGCTACCTGTGCACTCTCAGCGCCCTCCTGCAGATGGTAGCGTACTGGAAACAGGATAAATCACTGATCGAGTCTTTAGATCATCTTCCCGAAGGCTTACAAAAAGCCGTCGATGCGCCCGCGCAATTGGACCGGGTGTTCATAAAACCGCTGGCCCACTGTGTCGTTCTGGGGCGCAGCTTCGGTTATGCCATCGCCCGGGAGCTGGCGTTAAAGTTAAAAGAGGTGGTGGCTGTCCACGCCGAAGCCTTCTCCAGTGCCGAGTTTTTGCATGGCCCGGTGACGTTGGTGCAAAAACAGCTTGCCGTAGTGGATATTGAAGTCACCGATGAATCGGTAGAGGCTCACCGAGAGCAAATTAAAGAGATCAAACACCGCGGGGCCAAGCTATGCCATCTTTCCAACCCTGCACCGGACCTACATCCACGCCTGGCGCCACTGGCGATCATGCAGCGTTTTTATCTGGATATTGAAAATGTTGCTCAGCAAATGGGACTGGACCCGGATAACCCAGAGGGCCTTAAAAAAGTCACTCAAACTCTGTAG